The following are encoded together in the Planctobacterium marinum genome:
- the rnpA gene encoding ribonuclease P protein component, whose product MLKPAHFEHVFSDATPAVSPQVTALARINNLNNPRLGITVPKKRVKKAVGRNRIKRIIRESFRQQQHRLPNIDIVIIAKTGIADLNNQELNLLLEKLWKKLIKRCAAD is encoded by the coding sequence TTGTTAAAACCAGCTCACTTTGAGCATGTCTTCTCAGACGCTACCCCAGCAGTATCCCCACAAGTTACAGCTCTCGCTCGAATAAACAATCTGAATAATCCTCGCCTCGGCATCACTGTACCTAAAAAAAGGGTAAAGAAAGCTGTAGGTCGAAATCGCATTAAGCGAATTATCCGGGAAAGTTTCAGACAACAACAACACCGGCTACCAAACATTGATATTGTTATCATTGCGAAAACCGGTATTGCTGATTTGAACAACCAAGAACTCAATCTGTTATTGGAAAAGCTATGGAAAAAATTGATAAAGCGCTGCGCCGCGGATTGA